From the genome of Henningerozyma blattae CBS 6284 chromosome 8, complete genome:
atTGGTCTTAAAATTTTGCTGCCATTCGTTCTTTCCTatcaaatcaaatcaaatcaatACAGTCTTCcctaaataaattgaacaTTAAGTATATATCATTTGTTGATTCTTAATACGcataaacaaaaatttaaatagcatatatatatatatatatatatattttctttgaCAGTAATATTAGTAATCTATCAATTAGTGTCGTTAAGCAAACCGCCTGACAAATTTGAACGTCGGAAAAACTAAAACGAAGACTTAGTAAGCGATTCTGCATCTTTTTCTACCCAAACTAATTagaagttaaaaaaataattttattgatgcttaaattgtatatatatatatatatatgatgTGAGGGATATAAATTGACAACTATTATAGGGGTACTAATTGTGTCTTTTCTTACTCGAATGTTACTTAGTCGTTTTCAAGACTGGATCCTTACTGCACTAATGTCATTacaaattgataaaaaacAAGATCTTACACACGACGCTCAATTGAAAACTATGGGATATGTCTATCCAGCAAGACGTGACTGTGATATTCCAATTCCTGTTATTGTCACAAAACCTTACCCCTTGGTTGCTCCCTTTGCTCCTGTAATTGGTGGATTTGGTCGTGGATCTACTGAACTAGGCTGTCCAACCGCCAATGTTGATCCCAAGAATGTTCCTTGGTTAGTTAGCCACAATGATAGTGAAACCTCTAGTGGGTTGAATGATTCTGGGATAGCTGATACTGGTGTATATTTTGGGTTTGCTCGTGTACGCCCTGCTAAACATGATACCAATGCGGAGACTATTCTTGAGATTGAGCGTGCAGGTACTAATGGAACTGAACGTCGTAATGTGGAATTTAACTATGGTGCTCTGTTAGAAAAATCACAAGGTGATCTAGAAGTTTTGCCAGCCGTATTGTCTGTTGGTCTAAACCCATATTATGGCAATAAGGAGAAAACAGTTGAGATTCATGTTTTGCATAAGTTTGCACACAGTTTCTACGGTGCAGATATCTCATTTGTGGTGTTAGGTTATATCAGACCGGAATTGGATTATTCCACTTTGGATGCCTTGGTAAAGGACATTAATATGGATATAGACATTGCTACAACCATTTTACAAAAACCAGGATATGCCTTGTATAAGGACCTTCTACTTTGATACATCTCATAGAATATACAACTGTATTCGTAGATGTTCACCACATTGATCCCATACATTCTCGTAAGCATTAGGAAAcgtattcattttttttcctaaaTCGcattttctcttttctCTGCTGGCATTGCATGACTAAGAACATAACAACTGAGAAATAGACTATCCTTgagaatatattttaaaaataatcataaaCTTTAAACCCTGATCGAAATTCTTTTCATACTTAGTAATATATGACTTATTTACCCAATATAGCAATTGCTGTACTCTAATTCCCCAAATGACGTTTTTTTCACTTGAAATCCTTTAGGGAAACTCCGTGAAAAAATCGATGGCCTGGAAAAAAGGTGCCAGTAATAAAGCagtattatatatatatagatagaTGGATAGACTGATACATTAATACCTACTCTTTGctagtaaaatatttcatatttcaaTACTCCGTTAAGTTatgttattttattttaattttattatattttgaaatatactCCATAAGATATATTATAACGCTAAATTAATtgtatttgatatttttatcatacTATACTATACAATGATAGATGACGATTCTATTCAACTGAAAAACCCCATACGAGATCTTCTCATGTGGACCAATTTTTTGACTCTGCTAATTTTTAGGTGGatcattaattatattaatgtTTATCAAAGAAactaatttctttttattttctacaaaaattttatatatgcTATTATCATTCAATGCCATAGtagaatattttacaaaatcaattacAGGTTTAGGATGGGTTTCCTTTTTAGATACAAGAGAATTTGACCCAATTGTCTTACCCATTTTGAATATCTGGGATAAGAAGCTATTAGTTTTGGATCAATTTTTTaccaaaattttatttgctGAGTCACCATTAGAAACTTTGATTATTAGcatgataatatttatgACTCATCAATTACTTACtcatatttcaatttttaatttattgataatcTGTgatattctattatttactttaccaaaatattttcttaggAATGAATTGGGATTtgattcttttatttttaataatagaacAAAAACTTCAAATGTTAGAATATTCTTTGCTTCAACAAGGGGTAAGGAAAAGCTAAGTC
Proteins encoded in this window:
- the FMN1 gene encoding riboflavin kinase (similar to Saccharomyces cerevisiae FMN1 (YDR236C); ancestral locus Anc_8.459): MLLSRFQDWILTALMSLQIDKKQDLTHDAQLKTMGYVYPARRDCDIPIPVIVTKPYPLVAPFAPVIGGFGRGSTELGCPTANVDPKNVPWLVSHNDSETSSGLNDSGIADTGVYFGFARVRPAKHDTNAETILEIERAGTNGTERRNVEFNYGALLEKSQGDLEVLPAVLSVGLNPYYGNKEKTVEIHVLHKFAHSFYGADISFVVLGYIRPELDYSTLDALVKDINMDIDIATTILQKPGYALYKDLLL